The following is a genomic window from Nitrososphaerota archaeon.
GGTGCTCGGGCATCCTGGGGTGTTGTCTCAGCCGCCGGCATCTGCGCCCGGACTCGGCAACCTTAATGCCTGGCCGGGCCACCCGTCCGTCGGTTGTCTATCGACGTCCACGTCCACCCATGGACGCGCGAGTTCATGAAGAAGAACGGCCCTATAATGAAGGCCTGCAACTTCTTCAAGCTGGACCTCGCCAGCCTGCCGAAGTCGGCCGTAGAGCTCATCGACGAGATGGACGAGGCAGGTGTTTCAAAGGCGGTCATCCTCGGACAGGACACCCATGCGACGAAGAACCCGGCGTTCAGGCACTACAGCATCAGGAACGAGGAGGTGGCCTCGCTGGCGGCGAAGTCAGGTGACAGGCTCATCCCGTTCGCGGGAGTCGACCCAAACGCGGGAAGGGATGCCGTCAGGGAGCTCAAACGGTCGGTCAGGGAGCTCGGGATGCGCGGGCTGAAAGTGCACAGCAGCGCCAACTCCGTCTACCTCAACGACAGGAAACTGATGTTCCCGATCTACGAGTACTGCCAGGAAGCGGGACTGCCGGTCCTTGTGCACACGGGGACCACGGGGCTGGGAGACACGGAGATCAGATACAGCAAGACCGAGCTGGTCGACGAGGTCTGCTCCGCGTTCCCTGACCTCAAGGTCGTGATGGCCCACTTCGGTTGGCCCTGGCCCAACGTCGCCATGGCCATCGCCCTGAGGCACCCCAACGTTTTCATCGACGTTTCCGGGTGGAAACCCAGGTACATCCCGCCGGAGATATTCCCATACCTTAACGGCATCCTCCGGGACCGTTTCCTCTTCGGGACCGACTACCCGATGCTGAGGCACAAGGAGTGGATGGAGGACTTCAGGACCACCCTGGAGAAGAGGCTGAAACCGGGGGTCGCCCAGAAACTTCTCTCGGGGAACGCGAAGAGGCTCTTCGCCCGCTAGGGCTGGATGAGCTGTAGTTTCAGCGGCTTGCGCCCCGGAAATCCTTCATGGGGGGTGTGCCAGTACGAGACCTCACGCTCTCCGTACTTCCAGCACAGCAGGACGCCTTCTCCGTACCTTTCGGCTGGAAAATCGACCAGCCCGTAGTCGAGGTCCTTCACCTCCACACCGAGATCCTCCAGCTCAGCAATCTTCCTCGTCATGTCTTCGACCAGCGCGTCGAGCTGCGCTGCCTTCTCAGCCACCTCCATCGGCCTGAACCCGATCACGTCGTACTTCTCGATCTCGCCGTGCAGCTTTGCCACCAGCCTCTTTCGCTCGACCAGCTCCTTCACCTTCGGCTTTATGTCGGAGAGGAGCTTGGAAGCCTCCTGGGGCGTGAAGAGATGCGTCTCCTGGTTTTCGAATGCCGTGGTCTAATTCGCCTCCGGCACTTTGCGCGAGAGCAATAAGAAACTTCCAACTGTAAAACTGGTGACCAAGAGAGGCTCTTCCGTTGACCCAAAGAGTCCCCATCGAACGCGGTCCGGGCTCCGCATCTCCGGCGCCTGCCATCGTTAATAATTCCGGGCTCGGCGGGGCTGCGTTGTACACGCGGACAGGGGACAGGGGGGAGACGTCACTCTTCGGTTCGCGGCGGGTCCGCAAGGACGACCCCCGGGTCGAAGCCTACGGCACCGTCGACGAGCTGAACTCCATGCTCGGGGTCGTGGCCGCAGGCTCCAGGGACCCGTCACTGAGGCGGACCATGAAAGAGATCCAAGACCTCCTCTTCGTCGCAGGAGGGGACGCGGCGACGGAGCTCGACTCCTCCAGGGCGGTCCCGAGGATCACCCATGCAGACACCGTGAGGTTGGAGGACCTGACAGACGGGCTCGCAAAGAAGCTCCCGAGGCTAGCCAGCTTCGTCCTTCCAGGAGGGACCCCTACGGGGGCCATGCTCCACCTCGCCCGCTCTGTCTGCAGGAGGGCCGAGAGGAGGATGGTCGCCGCCTCTGCCGTCGAGAAGATGAACCCAGAGCTGGTCCCGTTCTTCAACAGACTCTCGTCCTTCCTCTTCAACGCCTCCCGTTGGGAGAACAGGAAGTCGGGAAAGAAGGAAGAGACTTGGAAGCCTAGGCCAGGTTGACGGAGACGTTCTTGACCCTCACGTAGCTCTGGACCGAGTCCATCCCCTGCTCCGAGGAGTTCCCGCTGCTCTTGAACCCGCCGAAGGGGGTCTGCGGGAACGTGACCGGCTCTTCGTTGACAGTGACTATCCCTGACTCCAGCTTCCCCGCGACGCTGTGGGCTCTCCTCAGGTCGTCGGTCCAGACGCCGGCCCAGAGGCCGTACTTCGAGTCGTTCGCTTTCCGCACGGCGTCGTCCTCCCCCTTGAACGTGGTGACCGCCAGGACAGGGCCGAATATCTCCTCGCGGTGGACCTTCATGTCCCGTGTGACGCCGTCCAGGATGGTCGGCCTGTAGAAGTAACCTGACCTCAGCCCGTCGTCCTCCGGGGCGGCTCCGCCAGCAGCCACCTTGGCCCCCTCCTCGATCCCCGACTCGACGTACCCTGCCACCCGCTTCCTCTGGGAGTCCGCCACAAGCGGCCCCATGGCGGTCTCCGGCCTGAGCCCGTCACCAAGCTTCATCGAGTTCGCGCCTTCGACCAGCCTCTGGAGCAGCGCGTCCTTGACTTCTTCCTCGACCAGGAGCCGCGAACCAGCCCAGCACATCTGGCCGGCGTTGGTGAATATCCCGTTGAGCACAGCTGCCGCCGCCTTCCCGGCGTCCGCGTCGGCGAAGACTATGTTCGGGTTCTTCCCGCCGAGCTCAAGTATCACACGTGAGAGGTTCTCGGCCGCGAGCCCCATCACCTTCGTCCCCGTCTCGACCGACCCGGTGAGTGCCGTGAGCCTGACGTCGGGGTGACTTATCAGCGCCCCTCCGACTTCGTCCCCTCCCCCGGTGACCACGTTCACCACCCCGTCCGGGAGCCCCGCTTCCTTGCAGAGCTCGGCGAACTTCAGCAGCGTCAGTGGTGTGAACGACGCAGGCTTCCCCACGACGGTGTTCCCCGCTGCGAGCGCCGGGGCCATGCTCCTCGCGGCCATCACCAGCGGGTAGTTCCAGGGGACCACGTGGGCCGTGACCCCAAGGGGCTCCTTCACCGTGTAGTCGAGCCTCTTCCCCGGGACCGGGATGGTGCTCCCCTGGATCTTGTCTGCGAGGCCGGCGAAATATTCGAAGTGCCTCGCAGCCATGGCCACGTCCCCCTTGGCCTGGCCCAGGGGCTTGCCGTTGTTGAGCGTCTCCAGCTTTGCGAGGTCTGCCAGCCTTTCCCTCAGGGACTGCGCGACCTTGTACAGCAGCCTCCCCCTCTTGCTCGGGTCGATCTCCCTCCACGAAGGGTCCTCGAACGCACGCCTGGCGCTGTCCACGGCAGCCCTCGCGTCTTCGGGGTCCCCCTTCGGCACGTGCCCGAGGACCCTCCCGGTGGCCGGGTTGAAGACGGGATACCTCCTCCCCGAGTGAGAGGGGACCCACGCTCCGCCGACGAACATCTCGTAGTCCGGGACCGCCTCGGTTTGCATCTCTGGCTGCGCGCCGTTTGTGTGTGATAACCCTTTACTTCACGAGCTCGAAGGCGGTGGAGATCCCCTGGCCGACCCCGATGCACATCGTGGCGAGCCCATACCTCTCCCCTCTCCGCTTCATCTCGTGCAGGAGGGTGGTGGCTATCCGCGCGCCGCTGCAACCGAGCGGGTGCCCCAGCGCTATGGCCCCGCCGTTAGGGTTGACCTTGTTCAGTTCGAACCCGGGCATCTCGGCCGTGCATGCGAGGACCTGGGCCGCGAACGCCTCGTTGAGCTCCACGACCCCGAACTCTTCGAGGCTCATCCCAAGCCGGGAGAGGAGCTTGCGGGTCGAGTGGACAGGCCCGATCCCCATGAAGCTGGGGTGGACCCCCGCGGTCGCAGACCCCAGAACCCTGGCCATCGGCTTCGCTCCGAGCGAGCTGGCCTTCTCCTCGCTCATCAGCACGAGGGCCGCGGCCCCGTCGTTGATCCCGGACGAGTTCCCCGCCGTAACCGTCCCTCCCTCGCGGAAGGCGGGCTTCAGCCTCGAGAGCTTCTCCATGGAGGTGTCGGGCCTGGGTCCCTCGTCCTCGGACACCCCCTCAGGGTTCTCCTTCGTGCTCACCGGGACCAGTTCATCTTTGAATCGCCCCGACCTGGTCGCCTCGACGGCCTTCCTGTGGCTGGCCAGGGCGAACTCGTCCTGCGCCAAACGCCCGATCTTGTACTTCTCGGCGAGGTTCTCGGCCGTCTCCCCCATGGACAGCGGCGGGTAGTCTTCGGGGAACGCCGGGTTGACGAACCGCCACCCGATAGTCGAGTCCACCAGTCCCGCGCCTCCCCTCGCGTATCCGGATTCCGGCTTGAGAGTCACCAGGGGGGCCCGCGTCATGCTCTCGACCCCTCCCGCCAGGAGCACGTCTCCCTCTCCGGCCGCTATCACCCTGGCAGCAGAGTTGACCGCCTCCAACCCTGACCCGCAGAGCCTGTTCACCGTCGCCGCGGGGACCGAGTAGGGGATCCCTGCGAGGAGGGTGGCCATCCTTGCGACGTTCCTGTTGTCCTCCCCCGCCTGGTTGGAGCACCCGAAGTAGACGTCGTCGACGGACTTCCCGTCCACCCCCGACCTCTCCAGCGCCCTCCTGAGGACGAGAGCCCCGAGGTCGTCCGGCCTCACCGACTTCAGCGACCCGGCGTACTTGCCGATGGGGGTCCTGAGAGCTTCAACGACGACGACCCCTTTCATGGTCCACGCGGACCTTCTCGGGCTTATCTCCTTTGCTGACGCGGTGGTGTATTCCACGATTTGGCTTCGTAGTCTCCGCTCCAAGAGAGAAGGAACCTTCCGCGGCTGTGCCCGCTCCCCATTCGGCGGTGGCAGCCGTAGTCAGGTCCGCCACAGGGTCCCACCACTCGTGCCCGTTCACGTCGACGATCTTCATGGGGTTGTCCCTTGCGTACATGTAGCGGTTCAGGCTCATCGGGTTCTGAAGTCGAACCGACTACCGAGTCCTCCGTGATGAACCTCCCCGTCGTCGGGTCGTAGTACCTAGCCCATATGTAATACAAACCTGTCGCCGAGTCGTATGGCTTCCCAGTGTACATGAACTCTTCGTGCCCCACCATGTCGGACTTCTCCCCGACAGGGAGGAAGATAGCAGAGAAGCGCGCGAGGAAGAGGTTGCTCATGATGGGCCTCGTGCTCGCAACTTTTGGGTCAGCCACGAATACAGGTTGGTACCAAGCCTCCTGCTCTTTGCGTTCTTCTGAATCACAAGAACTGAACTGGCACCCTTAATTTTTATCAGCAGCTGCGGCCGCAGACCAAAGGTAATGCTGGGAGGGATGGTCCGAGCCAGGCTCACTTCTTCGACGTCTCCGTAGCCTAGGGATTTGTGGCCCCCGGGCATCCAGATTTCAAAAGAATCGTCTCGAAAGACCGACCTCTTTATGACGAATGCGTGATTCAACCTGTAGACTTCCACACTGAGCCAGACCGCAATGAATAGTGTTATGACTCCGGGGATGTGGTTAGGGGTAGGACTCGGAGGAAGGAACAGACCGAAGGCGAAGACGAAGAGAATGACTGCGGCGGCCAGCGTAATCAATGTATCCGCAAGCAAAGAAACCTCGAAGACCACTGAGGGTCCAAGTTGCCTTGATTTCGCGTTCATTCACCTTCTAAGACTCGGCAAGTAGACTCTCCAGCTGACTGTAGATGGCGTCGTCTAGGGCGGGGTCCTCTTGGAGACGAAGTTCAACGTAGGTGCCCACGCTGCCCGCTAAGAGAAAACCAGCCGCTGTGGACGCACCAAAGTCGAAGAAGCCAAACACAAACTGCACAGTAGCTGCTGCGAGGGTACCTGCAGCCAACGAGTCTGGGACGCGTTCATTCATCGCATTGTTTGAGACATCATACTCTATCACCAACGGCAGCAGCGCATATGCGATTGCCGTTTGAAGAGCGCCAACAGTTCCAAGTGAACCAGCAAGAATAGGCATAAGCCAGACCGGGATTTCAAGGCCTGGCGTATTGGTATAAATCAAGAAGGTCAATAAAGTGATTATGTCTTTCTCCGTGTGGTGACTGGTTTGTGAGGGCGAGGAAGCCGTTTGCGTCGTAGTGGTGGTGGTCGTGCATTGCGGGTTTGCCGGGTCCGAACCGCAATACGGCGTACCCCCACCATCCCCTGTTGAGACGGCCATCACGTGCCCAGTCGGGTCCACGTACCTCATCGGGTTGTCTTCGGCGTAGAGGTACCTGTTCTGGGAGAGAGGGTCCGTGAGGGTCCCGTTGTAGGAGTCCTCCGTGATGAACCTCCCCGTGGTCGGGTCGTAGTACCTCGCCCCTTCGTAGTAGAGCCCCGTCGACTCGTCGAGGAGCTTCCCTGTGTACTGGAACAGCTCCTCCCCCACCATCGCGTAGTCCATCCCGTAGGGGACGTAGTTCGAGCTGAAGGAAGAGACAATTGACGCGGGCATCACAAGTCTGGTGCTCCCAAGCGCGTCTTCGTGCAGGTACCTGATGCTGAAGTTCACCATCCCCGCCAGTTGGAGTCCACCTGCATAGAAGCGTTTCGTGGTGGTGGAGCCCCCGATGGAGTTCGTCTCCTAGCGGACGTTCACCCCGACAGATGCCCGGGGGGCCGGCCGCTGGGACCGAAAGGGGAAACGGGTTGGACTCGGCAAGGAGGCAAGCCAGTGATCAGGAGGCAGGGTGAATCCCAATTCCCGAGGTACACTCGGCCGTCCAAATGAA
Proteins encoded in this region:
- a CDS encoding amidohydrolase, whose protein sequence is MSIDVHVHPWTREFMKKNGPIMKACNFFKLDLASLPKSAVELIDEMDEAGVSKAVILGQDTHATKNPAFRHYSIRNEEVASLAAKSGDRLIPFAGVDPNAGRDAVRELKRSVRELGMRGLKVHSSANSVYLNDRKLMFPIYEYCQEAGLPVLVHTGTTGLGDTEIRYSKTELVDEVCSAFPDLKVVMAHFGWPWPNVAMAIALRHPNVFIDVSGWKPRYIPPEIFPYLNGILRDRFLFGTDYPMLRHKEWMEDFRTTLEKRLKPGVAQKLLSGNAKRLFAR
- a CDS encoding thiolase family protein, which encodes MKGVVVVEALRTPIGKYAGSLKSVRPDDLGALVLRRALERSGVDGKSVDDVYFGCSNQAGEDNRNVARMATLLAGIPYSVPAATVNRLCGSGLEAVNSAARVIAAGEGDVLLAGGVESMTRAPLVTLKPESGYARGGAGLVDSTIGWRFVNPAFPEDYPPLSMGETAENLAEKYKIGRLAQDEFALASHRKAVEATRSGRFKDELVPVSTKENPEGVSEDEGPRPDTSMEKLSRLKPAFREGGTVTAGNSSGINDGAAALVLMSEEKASSLGAKPMARVLGSATAGVHPSFMGIGPVHSTRKLLSRLGMSLEEFGVVELNEAFAAQVLACTAEMPGFELNKVNPNGGAIALGHPLGCSGARIATTLLHEMKRRGERYGLATMCIGVGQGISTAFELVK
- a CDS encoding DUF2203 domain-containing protein gives rise to the protein MKPKVKELVERKRLVAKLHGEIEKYDVIGFRPMEVAEKAAQLDALVEDMTRKIAELEDLGVEVKDLDYGLVDFPAERYGEGVLLCWKYGEREVSYWHTPHEGFPGRKPLKLQLIQP
- a CDS encoding cob(I)yrinic acid a,c-diamide adenosyltransferase, encoding MYTRTGDRGETSLFGSRRVRKDDPRVEAYGTVDELNSMLGVVAAGSRDPSLRRTMKEIQDLLFVAGGDAATELDSSRAVPRITHADTVRLEDLTDGLAKKLPRLASFVLPGGTPTGAMLHLARSVCRRAERRMVAASAVEKMNPELVPFFNRLSSFLFNASRWENRKSGKKEETWKPRPG
- a CDS encoding aldehyde dehydrogenase, with the translated sequence MQTEAVPDYEMFVGGAWVPSHSGRRYPVFNPATGRVLGHVPKGDPEDARAAVDSARRAFEDPSWREIDPSKRGRLLYKVAQSLRERLADLAKLETLNNGKPLGQAKGDVAMAARHFEYFAGLADKIQGSTIPVPGKRLDYTVKEPLGVTAHVVPWNYPLVMAARSMAPALAAGNTVVGKPASFTPLTLLKFAELCKEAGLPDGVVNVVTGGGDEVGGALISHPDVRLTALTGSVETGTKVMGLAAENLSRVILELGGKNPNIVFADADAGKAAAAVLNGIFTNAGQMCWAGSRLLVEEEVKDALLQRLVEGANSMKLGDGLRPETAMGPLVADSQRKRVAGYVESGIEEGAKVAAGGAAPEDDGLRSGYFYRPTILDGVTRDMKVHREEIFGPVLAVTTFKGEDDAVRKANDSKYGLWAGVWTDDLRRAHSVAGKLESGIVTVNEEPVTFPQTPFGGFKSSGNSSEQGMDSVQSYVRVKNVSVNLA
- a CDS encoding RHS repeat-associated core domain-containing protein, coding for MVNFSIRYLHEDALGSTRLVMPASIVSSFSSNYVPYGMDYAMVGEELFQYTGKLLDESTGLYYEGARYYDPTTGRFITEDSYNGTLTDPLSQNRYLYAEDNPMRYVDPTGHVMAVSTGDGGGTPYCGSDPANPQCTTTTTTTQTASSPSQTSHHTEKDIITLLTFLIYTNTPGLEIPVWLMPILAGSLGTVGALQTAIAYALLPLVIEYDVSNNAMNERVPDSLAAGTLAAATVQFVFGFFDFGASTAAGFLLAGSVGTYVELRLQEDPALDDAIYSQLESLLAES